In one window of Tripterygium wilfordii isolate XIE 37 chromosome 1, ASM1340144v1, whole genome shotgun sequence DNA:
- the LOC120001942 gene encoding peroxidase 29, translating to MDPLYRTNKALDLDTILNVNQLDDSLVVNRSETKLCMDSKSCEFDSHWEQYPCGHVLSFDPTYHVLRRETSYARAGLMFEFRLISDVHDKLCEAKGQGISSNFYEKSCPQLENLVRTSLATIFITNPTSPSAMLRLMFHDCQVQGCDASILIDPVDQENMATEMGSSRNFGIRETELISTIKSLVEAECPQQVSCADILILAARDAVALSGGPLIDVPLGRRDSSIYPSYKLADSQLPPPTLGVDGMIPLFAKMGMNIEESVAILGAHTLGVTHCPNVLGRLNDQGSGKFEGMRPGFEAFLRLRCPEGSIVSNTSFVLNDPTTILFDNQYYVNAIVGRGVLRIDSEMALDPRTAPVVHFFAADEEYFFTTFSSAFVKLSSSGVLTGNQGVIRKHCNAIN from the exons ATGGATCCCCTCTATCGTACCAATAAAGCCCTTGATTTGGATACTATTTT AAATGTAAACCAATTAGATGATAGCCTAGTGGTAAATCGTTCTGAGACCAAACTGTGTATGGATTCGAAAAGttgtgagttcgattctcattgggAGCAATACCCATGTGGTCACGTGTTGagttttgatccaacttatcaTGTTCTCAGACGGGAAACTTCTTATGCTCGA GCGGGACTGATgttcgagtttagactcatatcggatgttcatGACAA GCTTTGTGAGGCGAAAGGGCAAGGGATTTCCTCGAACTTTTATGAGAAATCATGTCCACAACTTGAAAATCTTGTTAGAACTTCACTTGCCACCATTTTCATCACTAATCCCACTTCCCCTTCAGCCATGTTAAGGCTCATGTTCCATGACTGTCAAGTCCAG GGCTGTGATGCTTCTATTCTTATTGACCCAGTTGATCAGGAAAACATGGCGACAGAAATGGGTTCGAGTCGGAATTTCGGAATCCGAGAGACGGAGTTGATCAGCACTATAAAATCATTGGTGGAAGCAGAATGTCCCCAACAAGTCTCTTGTGCTGACATTCTCATATTGGCTGCAAGAGATGCAGTGGCTTTGTCTGGAGGGCCACTGATAGACGTTCCGTTGGGTCGTAGAGACTCCTCTATCTATCCAAGCTATAAACTTGCAGATTCTCAGCTTCCTCCTCCAACACTTGGTGTTGATGGCATGATTCCTTTGTTTGCAAAGATGGGAATGAACATTGAAGAATCTGTTGCCATTTTAGGTGCACATACACTGGGAGTTACACATTGTCCAAACGTTCTCGGTCGTCTAAACGATCAAGGGAGTGGAAAATTCGAGGGAATGAGGCCTGGTTTTGAGGCCTTTTTGAGGTTAAGATGTCCTGAAGGTTCAATAGTCTCAAATACAAGTTTTGTACTCAATGATCCTACAACAATTTTGTTTGACAACCAGTACTACGTTAACGCAATTGTAGGACGTGGGGTGCTAAGGATTGATTCTGAAATGGCCTTGGATCCGCGGACGGCTCCGGTGGTTCATTTTTTTGCTGCTGATGAGGAGTATTTCTTTACTACATTTTCATCTGCCTTTGTTAAACTCTCATCTTCAGGGGTTCTGACAGGAAACCAGGGTGTAATTAGAAAACACTGTAATGCTATAAATTAG